The DNA region ATGTTGATTAACCTGACAGGTAGCCTGGAAatggcaagcttttttttttttttaatcacagataGAATGTGCAGTAAGAGTGCGCTCTTCTTCCTGTATCATAATATTGGACTACAAGAGTAGCTTGCTATTCATTGCTAAAGATACTGTCTAAGATATAAAGATGAGCCTGTCTGGATTAAAGCTTTTCAAATAATCAGAATGCTATACAAGATAAAAAGTCAAGGGAGCAGGCCCTCAATTTCTATCCAAATACTTTTCTGCAACTTCCATTCATATTAATTGATACACTGAGCTTAGAGATAATGGATCCTGTTTTGTCACTCTGGGCTTAGCATCTTCTCCTCAGCTTTTATTACCTGCTCCAACAAGTCCCAGGAATGCAAGGATAAGAAGAGGTGATCCACTTGCAAAAACTCCAAAGCCAAATGTGAAGAGAGGAGACAGGAGAATTGTGGCCCAGAAGAGAAAGTTTAGGAGAGTCCACGGTCTTCTAGGAGGTTTAAACTGCTGGCCAGGAAATATGCCCTCTTGATTATACATCTCTTGCAAAGCATCctgggagaaagagaagatggaagaaaacatGTTCATAATGTTTGCACAAAACAATCCAAGACTGGTCAACTCCAGGACAACATCAAGGACTGTATCTCAGGTAAACACTTGTCAAGGGTACTTAGCATTCATTTCCATCTGCTGTCATTTGTTTGGGCATTTCTGTCTACTGCCAAGGCCACTGTATTAGCCCTTTGAAGGAAATCTTGGCCACAATCAGAAGCTGAAACAATATCAGTCTCTCCACCACCAAATCCCTTCAcctttttattaatttcttagAAAGTCAGGGCAGTTTCAGGCCAGAGCCAATTCAGACACTGCCTGCTCCTCTGCTGGatgctttttcttcctgttttcattttcagaaagatCAGCATGATTTAGTAAAGCACAGCAGAAAAATGCTGCATGTACAGCCAAAAGAGGAAGGCAAAGCACAAACTAACCAGCCCAGACATCATTTTAATATGAAGCAAAGATACTGGCATCTAATTTGCCCTGGGAAGCTTAAACATGCAGCCATAACCACAGAACTTCAACGGAGCTGTTAGATTCTGAGCTGAGCTTGTAGACAGATGCAATAATGAAACTTATCGCTCAGATGAATAGCATGTGCACATTCTGTCCTCAGCTTACATTAATGCTCCTGAAAGTTATCACGGATGGCTCAGTAaggctatttttcatttttttccccacttaagttatttttcttttagcttcCCTTATGAAGGGCTAAGAAGCTCAAGGCATTGCTTGTCAATAACGCATCCTTTTGAGAACGTTCCCTTTGTACAGGAAGAACATTTTAAGGATTCCAGTTACAACAGATTGCTAGCACCATGAGATCAATATATAAAATACCCACCTACATAAATAACATCTCCCCTAACATCATCTGACACCAAAGCTGAATGGAGGTACAGCCAACATCAGCAAGAAGCATCAAACTCTCCATTTGGAGGCAAAGCAGAGCACTCTGTCCAAGGAACAGAGCCAAGCAAAGTGGAATGCTCCATGCGGGGTCTGCTTAGCTTAGCAAAGATGGAGCAAAATTGAAAAAGAAACCCTTTGCAAAATGTATCTTAATGTTTGCTCCTCAAAACCAGGGAATTTCAGAAGGAATTCTCACATCCAAGAACCTCTTTACAAAGGAATTATGTAATGGCATATCCGTGATAGCAGGAGGCTGGATTCAAAGGTCCCAAAGGGTTTCTTTCTAGCTCTCTAATCCTATATTACACTAACTGACTCACAAGTTCACCTGATGCACCTGCAAatgagggggggagggggggagtagGAAGGGAGATAACTACTGCTCTTCACAAGATAACTTCTCTCCCCTGAGTTGTATTAGAGCTTACCTACTCAAATTAGGTTCAAATGAACAAAATTAAACTTGAAATGGAACTTCCGGACCCTTACAAATAATCTGCTACCTACCTACAGGTTAAGCATAAGCTGGGAAATGCTGCAACACAGGTCATCATAGCAGAAGAAAGTCCACAAAAGTCAAAGTTTCTATGCTCCTCTTTTTCCCCCACACAGGAACAGCACAAAAATCAAGATACACATTTCAATTTCACCAGTCCAGCCTGCATTAGGACTGGGCAACTTTAAGTAcagttttcctcccccctccccacagaACTTAAATCTGCCATCAAGAAATTAACCAActaagggaaaaaaggaagaaagaaaaaaagaaactttgagcACTTTGAAGACACTCTGACCATGGGATACACTAGTCTCTGGCAGCAGATCTCAGAAACTGTCTGTACCATGTCACACACAACTGCAGAGATATTAcaaggaggcagaaggaaagtgatagcagaaaagaaatgaaagcagagGACAATTGTGGCTCAGAGCCAGGAGCAGCTGCCCTTGACATACAATTATCATTCTTCTTGAGTGGATAAAATCATCTGTAGGGGAAATGGAGCTTTTAGAAATGCATGACAGAGACCCAGGAGCTGAAGAACATAAAAATATAGTGGACTGATAGTCTTCCACAGCCTGGGTTTCCCTCTGAATCCCATAGTGCTTCTTTGCGATTTGAGACCTACTTACTAGCCACCCCTCTGTGGCCGAGGACACAAGGACAGGGCTTCCTCAGAGCTTGTCTGCACTGCTCCTTCCAGCAATTTGAGGAATGGCTGccaaattataaaaatattctcatctcctctctccctccaatGGAGAAGCGTGCATCACTCAGTTCTTTAACACATTGCCCCTGTGAAAGTCCCGAAGTGGAGAAAGCAAAGCCATTTACCTTTTCTTGGTAAAGCTTATGAAGCCAGTTTGCAGCTTCCTTTTCATCTTGAGGGATATCTTCCAGAGGGAATCTCCTGGTTTATTAGAGAGattcagaaaacagaattaaagaaaaatccaGGTATTTGAATTAAGACCTCTTCTAGGGAAGATCTTCCATTCAATATCAGGCACAAGCAGGAGGTAATACTAACTGCTGGCATTAGAGTTCTTAAGTGTGGAGAAGATCTGGGAGTTAAACAATCCCTGATTCTCCATCTAAAAACTCATATtcctaaaacaaaagaaactacACAACCTCTCATCAATTTCAGAGCACATTAGTAAAACAAACATTCCCGTTAAAACTCTGTTGTTCCCTCAGTGGAGCTATCACCAGCTGAATCCCAATGAGTTCAGACTGAGACATCcagagctgggaaaaaaacaaaatccaaacaaaatcCAGGACAAAGTTCATTATAATTTgttagtggagaaaaaaaaaaacattttgggagGAATGGGAGGGGGTTTTAAAAATTCACTTTGTACCAACTTTAAGGAAAATACCTTACTCCACAGAGATTGCACTTCTCTCTTTGCTTCTCTGCCCCTACAGATTGAGGCATACAGTTCGGAGTACATACAGAAATTATGCATAACCCTGGGTACTGACCTGGTTTCACCTGGAACCTGGAAGGTTTTAGGAATCTCTTTCTAGTAGCGAAGAGCCACCCCATTTTCCTGCACTCTTAATTCTGGGATATGCCATTAGCACACTCACAAATGGATCATCTCCTTTCTCAGTGGCACAACTCTCTAAGTGGCACAATTCAGACAGGAGTCGCTTGGCATGTAGAGGACAAGCACACACACCTCTTACACTCAACCCAGGAGCATTTCTGACAATGCTAGAACAGTCTCGGCCCCCTCTTACAGCAGGGCAGTAAGAGCAAGAATATGATCTCTGGGAGGACTCCAGGCACAGTGATCCCAGATACAACTTATTTGCTGCCGTTCAATTACAGAGTACATTCCTGCTAAGTAAACTGAAGTCTATGAGTCTGTGGCAGCAGGGAGAAGGTGTTTTACTGTGTCCCATATCAAGAAGCAGAAGTACAGGATCAGCAGGAAACCTGGAAAGTGCAAGTCTTATTTCAGAGCAATGGACAGTACACTATTGTGGGCCACCTCTCTAGGACAGCTCAGTCTGAAAAACCAAAGCCCGTAAGGTTCAATTATTTGTAGTTATGTAGCAACCTCAGAGGGGACAGGGAGTATCCAAATGAGTGATTCACTGAGCAAAACAGAAAGACACTACTGGGAAAAAACAAGCCAGAGATGGTCCAGTTCATAAGCCCAAAGCTTCTAATACATTTCTGCATTGCCATAAACCAGTCAAAACACTAATTTTTTTTACAGATTTCCTTTTAATAGCTCTAACAGGAGGAGTCACTCAATTAATACAAATAATGCTAAATAAAAGCTTGGTAAGAAGTCATTTGTTGAAAGCTCTGCTAAAGTTGTCACTCTACTGAGATCACCACAAGAGGGTACTCACAGCAAGAACATTTGGTAATTTAGATAATGATTTCTATTCTCCTGGAGCCAGTCAGAAGGAAGACTAGATCATCTGCAGATAGGCTAAGCTTCTTACCTCTGTACAGGTAACTTTATATACCTTTTTCCAAAAAACCAAGAGATTACATGCTTCCTGTCTCTGATCTAAGCCAAGTCTATCAGCACATTAAGGACACAATTTTCAGCAAAAAGACTGTAAAATAATTTCCTCAATGTCATAGCATCCTCcccaaaagacaggaaaagcttCAAGTGTAAAAAAAGTATCTCGAGAAGGTTGATTCAGGCcacaagcatattttaaaatcaaaattatcTGAGCAACATAGTCATTAGTTTCTTTAATAGGATACAATTAGTAATTTCATCTGGCAACATCATTGCTCTTCAATAGAACTTTATGAACCCAAGACTACTGAAGACTAcattcctcctctttcttccaaACGCCTCGCCAATAAATAAGACCAACTTGCATCTCAATTAGCAAGTTAAAGGATATTTAACTGGATACAGCCGCTCTTCAGTGTATAATTATACACACGTACATCCACGCATGTGCATCCCAGACCTAGTTAGACATGCAACACACATCTACCGTCAGAATGGGATTATACATGGCAAATACCtaacgtgctgctttgctagctgGTTAAGTTGTTCATTTTACAAATCATCCACTCCTCATCAGGAATATTTCTGCCAAGCATGAATCTCTCTGCTCATCACCTTCAGAGTCTTTCCAGCTGAAAGACTAAAATCTCATGGAAGTTGCACAGTACCAGAGAGAAGCACTGGAACGTGTGTCCTTCCCTATTCAGGCTGCAGCACTGCGCCTTCCCTGGGCTAGCTTTTTGGCACAAAACTGTTCCTGCTATACCTAGACACCACAGATAATCAGTGTGTTTCGCCACAGCTTTTCACCCTTGGAGGCTCTGGCATGACCCATCTGCTTTCATTAACGGACAGTGGCAGGCATCTGCAGTGCACAGACCCAAGGCCAGGTAGGTGGAGTGGGGGAAGtgacagtttttatttttattttataaacgtGATCAACCTCATTACCAGAATGTAGTAATGTTTTCCAAAGTGTGGGTTAAGCCCTCAAAAAAGCACAAATGATGAGCTGTCAAAAGAGCTATGGAAAGAACAACCAGGACATTTGTCAAATTCAAacataaaagggaaaagaagaaattcaACAGGAAAGGTCAAAGCTATTACGATCACAAGGACACCGTCAAAGCTGAAGCAAATAAGCAGAAATCAAGAgagagaaagtgtgtgtgtgtgtgtgtgtgtgtgtgtgtgcatgcacgtatGTATATGCTGTGTCGAGAGAGGTGTTAGGAGTTGTTCTTTTAGGCAAAAGCCCAACTGTGAGGAATGAACCATCACATTCATATGATGTTTGAATGTTTGAATTTCAGCAGTATTTAACTTCTAATCTGCTAATCAAACTAtgtgagaaaaggagagaaactgGCACAGTAAGGAGTTTTACACCACTTATTACAAGAGACTGCTCTTGTTGGACAGGCTATTTATACTACGCATACACTCACAAAGGACTGGGAAGGGGACAGAACATTTGGTTTTCTGTTcccagcagagaaaggaaaagggcaGACAAGTGTCCTCACTTCACAAAACTTGAGGAAACCCTGGAAAGACAATGTGGACATACTCAGGCTCAGAAAGTCTACCCAGTGCTCTCTGTCTTGCTGGGTGACGTCATTGGCTCTCAAacacagaaatgaaacaaaagtaaGGGGAAAACAGAAAGGTGTTTGTGGCCTGCAGAGAAACTTGAAGGACAAGGAAAAGGGGATTATGGCAGAGGACATTTCTCTCTAAAATTTGAACACACTTCAACATGCCAAAGCAAGCATCTTAGGGCTCACCTCCATCACGATATGCTCACCTTACACACATATCTGCTTCATATTTCTTTCCATAAAGAATTCCTAATAAAGACGGGTTCTTGTTTCCTCTGAAATTTAGTGTTACATCATACACTGCTGAAACtgttgcaaaaaagaaaatatggctGTTACATCAGCATCTCTAGCAACTGTGTTGCCAGTATCCTTGCATTAGACAGCAACAGGGCCTCATGAAAGCCTTGCGTTAATGATGTCAGGTAGCAGAGTCCTTCAAAATATGTAAGCACAAACATCAGCCACCTGACATTCCCATCTATGCAGCACGTGTGCTACCAAAGACAACAAGACTTGATGAACTAGGCAACAGAGACATAGATGAGAAGTTTATTGTTTTTTAAGACTTATCTGAGTTACGTGGCACAAATAAAGGTTAATACGCTGAATGTTTATTACTGCTAACTCACTAATCGTAATGGACGTAACAAAAAACAGAGTATACTAAACCGTGCTAAACAACACAGTATACTAAATAACATATTACAGTTAATGTTAGGAACAAACAACAGCTTGACAATACCTGTTCCCCTGAGACACTGGACAGCAGTGGTGAAACCTTTGGTTCTGGGCAACAGATGATATTTCAGTTTAGGCAGCCCCTTGGATTCAGCTACCTCCATACTGATACGATGCTTGGTCTCTGTAAAACGAGTTCCTTCACAGTACAGGAGAAACTAGTACaagacaaaaggagaaaacaaagataACATGTGATCACAAGAAGAAACCACGCAGAACACTGAAAAATTTTGCAAGATACACACGTGCATGCACGCTCACACACAGGCACACTTCAGTTGCCTGATTTGTTCATTATGTATCAGGCATAAACACCACCTCACAACTCACTCACAAGAGATGATATTTAAATTTAACAATACTGGTCCCAAATTTAAGACTACAAAAGTCCAAATGGTTATACATGAAACGTTCACTTGCAAAAAAGAACAGCTTTGGCTGGTGGTAGACTAGACTGCAAATCAGAGAAAGCAATCCAAACATCAGCACACAAccacttctggaaaaaaacattagtCACTAACTACCTCATTTAAAGTTTGTTGTATACAACTAGAATTACTCATCTGAAGACAGACCTGTCTGCctgaaagcttttctgttttttttttctgtatttgtatcAGTTGTGTTCAGAAAAAGTGGTACCTTCCCTAATTCCTTTACCTTGTTCATCTTGCAAATCACCAGTCTGACTGTATCCTGAGTAACTACTAACACTGAAATCCTCCCATACCTACTTCAAGCAGCACAAAACATGGGTCTGTCCTTCTCCAGCCTCTATATTACCTCTGCTCTACTTGCAAGAGAGACCAGAAGCAACACCAAGAGGAGACAAAACTCTTTTGAGCGCCCTGGGGTGAATTTGTTTATCCCTGGCCTTTTTGAACGGTGGACCTCGTTCCTCTTGTGACTTCATTTTACCTCGGAAACACTGCTGTGTTCCAGAGCATAAACCTCTGCATCACAGACAGGCAATAGccgggggaaagggaaaggggaagggaaggctgctaCTACCCTTTCCCACAGCGGTATGGTACAATGCTGTAATGTTGCAACTCAAAAGAAAGGCTTGCTGAATGAGTCACTATACATCTGTTGTTTGTCAGTACTGCAGCGTCTCAACTTTTTCTTTGTAGTGTATACATATATTGTGTACCATAAAAGGTAAGTTAAATGAATGTTAAAACTGCAAAGCCAAACACAATAGTTAGAAATGCCCGAGCacagtggcagagcagaggctggCCATGCAATCTTCATTTGGCCCATTGGGGAGTTTTCATTATGAACACCTAACCCATCTCCACAGACAGGTGGCTAGGACAGCGCAAGGTATAGCGTGTAATACTGCAGCCTTGGCCTACACTCTTAAATTCAAGCTCTCTTTTATAAGACATCCCCATCCTGTCTACTCAATCATGCAGTGATCCTTCTGAACTAAAGCTGGGGACCACCATACAGACTACACTGTAATGCATATGTGAAAAAGACCTAAGGAAGGTTGCACAGACAACCCTAATTGTGACATTTAGCATGCACAAAAATTAGGAAATCGATTTATTCAAGTCAATTTTAATCATGATTTAAATTACCAAGCAGGAAGTCTTAATTTAAATAATCAATGCTAGCTAtgttttacatttatatatatatttttagctgtTTTCCCTAGAGACTAGTCCCTGGTTTTCAATACTAAAAACCATTAAAATGTATAgattcacaactgaaaatatagtcttgacatttttaatttgtaggtttttacttttttaactAATCAGGAGGATATATTAAATTTTGTTCATAGTTGTTTATTCAAGCAATTAAGTAGTTTAAAATACATTGTCCAGATTATTATTCTTTATATTTTGTAATGATAGAAAATCACAAATGGCACATTCACTATCTACTAGTTAAAGCTTACTATTTCACTATTTATTTTGACAAACTATTGGATAACATTGAAATTcacttaaaatgaacaaaaaaagtacttaaaatgTTTTAACAGCTAAAAAACTGTACATTAAATGTGCTGTAAAACAGTAAGTTTATCAAAACATTTGCATTCAAAGCTAAAAGAAGGTTCATAGGTTGATTATACTATTGCATTATTGCAGTAAAATCTAATGACATTGCACATAATGAACCACAGATGTTTCACCCTTGATTTCAAATACtgtcaaaatgaaaaggaaaagcataGCTTTAAAAGCAAGTGTAAGTTTGCCATCTGTTTTCATAGAGACTTTCTGGGAAATCTGTAATTTTATAGATCAAAGAATGTACCAACACGAGAACTTCCTATCAAAACCTATGGTCTATGCAAACCTCCTcccaaaatacacacacacttacacaTTCTtccaagaaaagaaacatttttgtttgtgtgtctTTTTTAGCCTACCTCAGAAAATTTAGCTTAAGGTTATATAGACACTAGTCAAATATgggctgttatttttttttcaaacaaaaaaacaaaaaagctaagACAAAATTAACAAGCATTACACAAGTATGATTTATAAATCATCTTCAAGCTTCTAATCATCTATGCAAGCTTGAGTTGCCTTCCAAATGATATTCCTTAACCATAAGCAAATAAGAGCAACTCTTTACAAGCATGCCCCCAAAACCTCCTGAAACAAGGCATATGTTTTCTTTGACTATGAGTGAAGGAAGCAGGGAGCAGAACTTCCCCTGACATAAGGCTACTGTGCCACATGAGTACCTCCTTCACCATTTCACTTCTAGCGCAGTCAATACTATAGGAGAAACCTGACACTTACCCACATATATTCAGGATAATCAGACAAACGTTTTAATCCTTTAATTACTGTATCTCTGTCTTCTTCCCAtttccttttgcagaagacaaTCTCAAGGAAGTACCATGTCCAGCCAATTAGGGGCACATATAGTAGTTCTCTTTTAGCAAGAACTTTGGAACtcttggagaaaaacaaaaacaacaatccAAAAATGTCATTTGCTAATTTATACAGTGAGACCAAACAAAAACATTAAGGTTAAGATGATGGAGACCTAATGGAATTATATGTGGAAACCCAAATGCAAAGAAACTGAACGTGCATGGGTTTAAAATAGACCTGTAGTTCTCCAGATGAAGGGAAAACTCACAGCACCACATACCCCTAGTACTCCAAAGCGTTCTGTCATAGTCCATCCACACAAGAAGTCGATTTCAAAGTTGTGATTCAAGATGATGATGACATGCTCTTTCCCAAAGGTATTCACCGTAGCCTGGTCAGAGAACaaggtgcactctgtgcctgACCACCATTCCAGCAACATTACTAACTCTGACAAATgtgatggagagagagagacaagttAGGTGTGATGCTTGCAGAAAGCATTTACCATTTAATTTCCAGCCCAATTTAATGGCCAGCCTTTTCTGCCTCCCGATACCACTTTCACCTTTTCAATTCAATCCACTACAGATGAAATGAAAGCTTGGACAGGTATAGACCAAATCACACCACTATCCTTATGCAATATTTAGGTCACTAGATATGTACGTTATGGATAATTTAGCAAGTTTTTAAACAGCGACAAATTCAGGCATTCTATTATGAATATGAAATTTCAtgatcactgaaagaaaaaaaaaatctgtttgaaaaCAGACTGTTGAGCTGTTGATTGCTCCACTGAACGAGTATGCTTTCTCCCAGGTGGAATACAAATTATGCATAGATCCAGCCTAATGCATTTACTCAGCATGAAGCAAGCTTTATGGAGCTAACAGACCAATAAAGGGCTTTTAAATGGATATGATGCCACAGACCTTCTGCAATAGAGTTTAACATTAG from Apteryx mantelli isolate bAptMan1 chromosome 1, bAptMan1.hap1, whole genome shotgun sequence includes:
- the AGPAT3 gene encoding 1-acyl-sn-glycerol-3-phosphate acyltransferase gamma isoform X1, coding for MGFIAFLKTQFIVHLLIGFVFVVSGLIINFIQLCTLVLWPINKQFYRRVNCRLAYSLWSQLVMLLEWWSGTECTLFSDQATVNTFGKEHVIIILNHNFEIDFLCGWTMTERFGVLGSSKVLAKRELLYVPLIGWTWYFLEIVFCKRKWEEDRDTVIKGLKRLSDYPEYMWFLLYCEGTRFTETKHRISMEVAESKGLPKLKYHLLPRTKGFTTAVQCLRGTVSAVYDVTLNFRGNKNPSLLGILYGKKYEADMCVRRFPLEDIPQDEKEAANWLHKLYQEKDALQEMYNQEGIFPGQQFKPPRRPWTLLNFLFWATILLSPLFTFGFGVFASGSPLLILAFLGLVGAASFGVRRLIGVTEIEKGSSYGNQEFKKKE
- the AGPAT3 gene encoding 1-acyl-sn-glycerol-3-phosphate acyltransferase gamma isoform X2 codes for the protein MLLEWWSGTECTLFSDQATVNTFGKEHVIIILNHNFEIDFLCGWTMTERFGVLGSSKVLAKRELLYVPLIGWTWYFLEIVFCKRKWEEDRDTVIKGLKRLSDYPEYMWFLLYCEGTRFTETKHRISMEVAESKGLPKLKYHLLPRTKGFTTAVQCLRGTVSAVYDVTLNFRGNKNPSLLGILYGKKYEADMCVRRFPLEDIPQDEKEAANWLHKLYQEKDALQEMYNQEGIFPGQQFKPPRRPWTLLNFLFWATILLSPLFTFGFGVFASGSPLLILAFLGLVGAASFGVRRLIGVTEIEKGSSYGNQEFKKKE